The window CCCGTGCCCTTATTCCTTTAAAGGACCCTGTAAAACAGGTCGAGGTTCTCCAGGAAATCATCGAGCGAAACCTGAATGTTAAGCAGACTGAAGAGAGAGTCATCAAGTTAATAGAGCCAACTGCCCAAAAACCCAAGCCTAAAAGAAAAGCCTTCAGTAAAGATTTAAGGATTGCTGTTAATACGATTAGACAATCTTTATCAATGGTATCAGATAGCGGTATTCCCCTTAATGCTGAAGAAGAAGAATTTGAAGAGTATTATCAATTTACAATTAAGATTCCAAAGAAAAAGTAAAAATGTCACACAGCCCTGCATGATATGTGCAAGGCTTTTTTCTTTGAGAAAGATTATATTGTTAATGTTTAGTCAACAAATGAAAGAGTTCTTTGAAAGGACCTATTCTTAAAATTAGGAGACAGCAATTTTTTAAACTAGTAGGGGCCCCTCTTCCCGAGCCAAATTTAAAGCAACAAAGCTCGACTTTTTGCGAATGTACGTTCTTGTATTCGGACGTTATCATCCTTATAATAATAAAGAAAGTAATACGTTGGTTCATAAGCTGTTAATGCTCAGAGCCAACTCTTGTACCTTTAAGGGAATCGAGGATGGGCCCAATTATGTTTATACCGATCCATTTTCTTAGGATATTAGCCAAAAACCAAAGTCTGCTACCATTAAATCCAAATGAATGAATAATTAAGATATCAATCTCTTTTATGTGTTTTTTAGTTATTTTGAATAGGCAATATTTTAAGAAAAAACCTCCAATCTCTGCATTTCATGTTAAAATAGATAGCATGGCATCTTGCCAGTATCTTTTTTATATTTATTTTTAAAGGGTAGGTGACATCGTGGGCAAAGTTCTTGCGATCGCGAATCAAAAAGGAGGCGTCGGTAAAACGACAACCTCTGTCAATCTGGGCGCCTGCTTAGCATACATAGGTAAAAAAGTTTTGATGGTTGATATAGACCCTCAGGGAAATGCAACAAGCGGAGTCGGCGTGGAAAAGGCCGATGTTTCCCAGTGTATATATGATGTACTGGTTGATGATGTTGAGGCAAAGGCGGCAATTATCCCAACCGCTGTTGAAAATCTTCATGCCATTCCTGCAACTATCCAGCTTGCCGGGGCTGAAATTGAACTCGTTCCGACTATTTCGCGCGAAGTCCGGCTAAAAAGGGCTCTTGAGGAAGTAAAGGACGATTATGACTATATCATTATCGACTGTCCCCCATCCCTCGGCCTTTTAACCTTGAATGCTCTTACAGCATCAGATGCTGTCTTGATCCCAGTGCAATGTGAATATTACGCATTGGAAGGCCTGAGCCAATTGCTTAACACAGTCAGGTTGGTTCAAAAACATTTAAATCAAAACCTTAAAATTGAGGGTGTCCTCCTAACCATGCTTGATGCAAGGACGAACCTCGGAATTCAGGTTATAGAAGAAGTTAAGAAATATTTCCAGGATAAAGTCTATAAAACAATCATTCCACGGAATGTACGCCTAAGCGAGGCTCCGAGCCATGGGGAGCCCATCATTATCTACGATCCTAAATCCCGGGGAGCTGAAGTTTACTTAGACCTCGCAAAGGAAGTGGTTTCTAATGGCTAAAGGTTTAGGAAAAGGGCTAGATGCCTTTTTTGGGAATATTGAAGTGAAAAAAGAAGAATCAGTTCAAGATATTAATATAAAAGAATTGAGGCCAAATCCTTACCAGCCTCGGAAACACTTTGAAAAAACAGCGATTGAAGAATTAAAGGATTCCATTCTTGAACACGGAATACTTCAGCCTCTTGTTGTACGTAAAAGCATTCGCGGCTATGAGATTGTTGTTGGGGAACGGAGGTTTAGGGCTGCACGGGAGGCTGGCCTTGAATCAGTTCCTGCAGTTGTTAGGGAACTTTCAGAACAGCAAATGATGGAGCTGGCTGTCCTTGAGAATCTTCAGAGGGAAGATTTGAATCCTATTGAGGAAGGAGCGGCCTACCAGACATTAATGGAAAAGCTTGACCTGACTCAGGAGGAGGTAGCTAAACGGCTTGGGAAGAGCAGACCTCATATCGCCAACCATATCCGCCTTCTATCGCTTCCACAAAAGATCCAGCAGCTAATTTCTAACGGAACAATCTCCATGGGTCATGGCAGGGCATTACTGGGTATTAAACAGAAAGCTAAGCTGCCGCTTCTCGTTGAAAAAACAATAAAGGAAAACCTTAATGTACGCCAGTTGGAGAAATTAATTCAACAATTAAATGAAATTGTTCCACGTGAAACAAAGAAGCCTCTTAAGAAAAAGGATATGTTTCTTCAAGAACGTGAACATCTGCTCAGAGAGAGATTTGGCACCACAGTTCATATTAAGAAAACAAAAAATAAGGGGAAAATTGAAATAGAATTTTTCTCTCAGGAAGACTTGGAAAGATTATTAGAGCTCCTCGGCTCCGATATTTCAGAATAATAAGCCATCATTAGATGGTTTCTTTTTTTAGCTTTAATGGATAAGAATAGTATGACGGGGGAAAAAGAATGTTTTTTTGGGGAACATTGGTGAATGGATTATGCATCATTTTAGGAACCATAATCGGCAAATGGCTTAAGGGAATTCCGGAGGGAATGCGAACAACCGTGATGCATGGGATTGGGCTCTCTGTTATGATATTAGGCCTGCAGATGGGATTAAAAAGCGAGAATTTCCTTATAGTTATCATAAGCCTCGTTGTTGGCGCCGTTCTAGGAGAGGCATGGGCACTAGATGACAAGCTTAATAAATTGGGAAATTGGCTAGAATCAAAGCTTGGGCACGGTGAAAAGGGAAGTATATCTGAAGGGTTTGTTACAGCAACCTTAATTTTTCTAATTGGTGCCATGGCTATTATAGGTGCTCTCGACAGCGGCATCCGAGGGAACCATGATGTTTTGTATACAAAAGCCATTATTGATGGTTTTACTTCAATTATTCTTACAACAACACTTGGCATAGGTGTCATTTTTTCGGCTATTCCAGTAATGATATATCAGGGGACAATTGCCTTATTCGCAACTCAAATAAATCTTTTTGTACCTCAGGAATTGTTGGATCAATTTATTATTGAAATGACCGCAGTTGGCGGAGTAATGATTTTTGCCATTGGATTGAATTTAACTGGATTAGCAAAGATAAAAGTAGCCAATTTACTCCCTGGAATAATTGTTACAGCTTTAGCAGTGGGGGCGATATTTATTTATCACCAATTTATATAGTGGATTATAGGCAAAGGGATACCCTTTGCCTGTTTTAATAGTGGTTATTAGTTAGGGAGTCTGTTCTCTAACTTTTTCAGGTTTTGTTTTCCATTCCAATTCTGTCCATCCCATTTGGCTTGAATGCTGGCGAGAGGCAAACCCTATGCTATTCGCAATGATTTTGGCCATTTTTAATACAAGGCTGAGACGGGTATTCTGTAACACGAAAAACTCCATAAAACCGCTTACATTGACAATTCCTGTTATATGCATATCTCCTACTTCAGGCAGGTCTTTATTTACTCCTGCACCTGGCTTTACGGGACCATTGCAAATTTGCAGGACTCCGACACTTTTAAATCTCCCTAAACATGCGTCTACAGCTATAATAAAAGGGTGAAAATGCTTGGAATGGATTTCCTTTAATTTTTCTTCTAGATTTACAGCGTGAATGGGGTCATCCAAGGTGCCGTAAACGTAAAAGGACAGGGATCTTTGTTCTTCCAAGAAGGTTCCAACTAGAGGGCCTAACGAATCTCCTGTAGATCGATCTGTACCGATACAGACAATCACAACTGGGCGGCTGGCCAATAGAGGCAGATTGGAAAGCAGCCCTGCAGCAAGCTTTTCTTCGGCATTAACTTCCTCATGATGTATTCGGCTTGAAGGCAGCTTTTCGAATAGTCCTGTTGGTTTAAAATTCATAAAGCCCACTCCTTTAATGGCGCGTGCACAAACTGTCTTTGCTAAAGAATAAGAGCATTGTTTGTACCAAGTTTCTTGAATCTATATTTAAAGAATAGTATCATTATACGAATATGTTGCGTTATCTATACATACCTGAAAAATGATTTTGCTAAACAGGGTAGAAAGAAGCAGGAATGGGATAATTAAAGGATAAAAGTACTAGAGTTGAAAAACCTTTCAAATCCCACTAAAATGGGGATGTTGAGTAAATTGGTGGTGAAAATGTGGATACATTTAACAGGGTTTTAGATAAAATTAGGTCAGGACTATTAAATGAGGATACATGGGCAACATTCGGCGAAGGGGCAATCAGAATAATTCTTATCTTAATTGTCTCCGGAATCCTAATTAAGATAGTGAGGTCTGCCATTCATAAGTCATTTGAAATTAGAATGAAAATGCCACTCAGAGTCTCAGAACGG is drawn from Bacillus sp. FJAT-18017 and contains these coding sequences:
- the yyaC gene encoding spore protease YyaC, which translates into the protein MNFKPTGLFEKLPSSRIHHEEVNAEEKLAAGLLSNLPLLASRPVVIVCIGTDRSTGDSLGPLVGTFLEEQRSLSFYVYGTLDDPIHAVNLEEKLKEIHSKHFHPFIIAVDACLGRFKSVGVLQICNGPVKPGAGVNKDLPEVGDMHITGIVNVSGFMEFFVLQNTRLSLVLKMAKIIANSIGFASRQHSSQMGWTELEWKTKPEKVREQTP
- a CDS encoding ParB/RepB/Spo0J family partition protein; the encoded protein is MAKGLGKGLDAFFGNIEVKKEESVQDINIKELRPNPYQPRKHFEKTAIEELKDSILEHGILQPLVVRKSIRGYEIVVGERRFRAAREAGLESVPAVVRELSEQQMMELAVLENLQREDLNPIEEGAAYQTLMEKLDLTQEEVAKRLGKSRPHIANHIRLLSLPQKIQQLISNGTISMGHGRALLGIKQKAKLPLLVEKTIKENLNVRQLEKLIQQLNEIVPRETKKPLKKKDMFLQEREHLLRERFGTTVHIKKTKNKGKIEIEFFSQEDLERLLELLGSDISE
- a CDS encoding DUF554 domain-containing protein, which produces MFFWGTLVNGLCIILGTIIGKWLKGIPEGMRTTVMHGIGLSVMILGLQMGLKSENFLIVIISLVVGAVLGEAWALDDKLNKLGNWLESKLGHGEKGSISEGFVTATLIFLIGAMAIIGALDSGIRGNHDVLYTKAIIDGFTSIILTTTLGIGVIFSAIPVMIYQGTIALFATQINLFVPQELLDQFIIEMTAVGGVMIFAIGLNLTGLAKIKVANLLPGIIVTALAVGAIFIYHQFI
- a CDS encoding ParA family protein — its product is MGKVLAIANQKGGVGKTTTSVNLGACLAYIGKKVLMVDIDPQGNATSGVGVEKADVSQCIYDVLVDDVEAKAAIIPTAVENLHAIPATIQLAGAEIELVPTISREVRLKRALEEVKDDYDYIIIDCPPSLGLLTLNALTASDAVLIPVQCEYYALEGLSQLLNTVRLVQKHLNQNLKIEGVLLTMLDARTNLGIQVIEEVKKYFQDKVYKTIIPRNVRLSEAPSHGEPIIIYDPKSRGAEVYLDLAKEVVSNG